Proteins from a genomic interval of Corythoichthys intestinalis isolate RoL2023-P3 chromosome 3, ASM3026506v1, whole genome shotgun sequence:
- the LOC130913601 gene encoding leucine-zipper-like transcriptional regulator 1: protein MSCKSTKVAPSVDFDHSCSDSVEYLTLNFGPFETVHRWRRLPPCDEFVGARRSKHTVVAYRDAIYVFGGDNGKNMLNDLLRFDVKDCSWCRAFTTGTPPAPRYHHSAVVYGSSMFVFGGYTGDIYSNSNLKNKNDLFEYKFATGQWTEWKVEGSLPVARSAHGATVYSDKLWIFAGYDGNARLNDMWTISLQDREHACWEEIEQSGEIPPSCCNFPVAVCRDKMFVFSGQSGAKITNNLFQFEFNGHMWTRIPTEHLLRGSPPPPQRRYGHTMVAFDRHLYVFGGAADNTLPNELHCYDVDSQSWEVIHPSLDSEMPSGRLFHAAAVIQDAMYIFGGTVDNNVRSGEMYRFQFSCYPKCTLHEDYGKLWENRQFCDVEFILGEREERVLGHIAIVTARCQWLRKKILQARERQRQRTKQDSSEESDEGATRGGTHKLSGRQPMLEVSIREAEAQPFEVLMQFLYTDKIQYPRRGHVQDVLLIMDVYKLALSFKLSRLEQLCVQYIEASVDLQNVLSVCENANKLQLDQLKEHCLNFVVKESHFNQVIMTREFEHLSTPLIVEIVRRKQQPPPRLYSDQPVDIGTSLVQDMKAYLEGGGLEFCDIILLLDGHPRPAHKAILAARSSYFEAMFRSFMPEDGQVNISIGEMVPSKQAFESMLRYIYYGDVNMPPEDSLYLFAAPYYYGFSNNRLQAYCKQNLEMNVTVENVLQILEAADKTQALDMKKHCLHIIVHQFIKVSKLPNLRSLSQLLLLDIIESLATHISDKQCAEMGSDI from the exons ATGTCGTGCAAATCAACCAAAGTGGCTCCAAGTGTTGACTTTGACCACAGTTGTTCCGACAGCGTGGAATACCTCACATTAAATTTTGGTCCTTTTGAGACTGTTCACCGTTGGAGAAGGCTTCCTCCGTGTGATGAGTTTGTTGGAGCAAG GCGCAGCAAACACACTGTCGTGGCATATAGAGATGCTATCTACGTGTTTGGGGGAGACAATGG CAAGAACATGTTGAATGACTTGCTCCGTTTTGATGTGAAGGACTGCTCTTGGTGTAG GGCCTTCACCACAGGAACCCCACCTGCTCCCCGATACCACCATTCAGCTGTGGTCTATGGCAGCagcatgtttgtttttg GAGGGTATACTGGAGACATATATTCCAACTCCaacctaaaaaataaaaatgatctcTTTGAATACAAGTTTGCAACAGGACAGTGGACGGAATGGAAAGTAGAGGGGAG CCTGCCAGTGGCTCGCTCAGCTCACGGAGCCACAGTTTACAGTGATAAATTGTGGATATTTGCAGGTTATGATGGGAATGCCAG GTTGAACGACATGTGGACCATCAGCCTGCAGGACAGAGAGCATGCATGTTGGGAAGAG ATTGAGCAGAGTGGCGAGATTCCTCCGTCTTGCTGCAACTTCCCTGTAGCTGTATGCAGGGACAAGATGTTTGTCTTTTCGGGCCAGAGCGGAGCCAAGATAACCAACAACCTCTTCCAGTTTGAATTCAATGGCCACAT GTGGACCCGCATTCCCACTGAACATTTGCTACGAGGCTCTCCGCCACCTCCTCAGCGGCGTTATGGCCACACAATGGTTGCCTTCGACCGCCATTTGTATGTGTTCGGCGGGGCTGCTGATAACACTCTGCCCAATGAGCTGCACTGCTATGATGTGGACTCTCAGAGCTGGGAGGTGATCCACCCCAGTCTGGACAGTGAG ATGCCAAGTGGGAGGCTCTTCCATGCAGCTGCTGTGATTCAAGACGCTATGTACATTTTTGGAGGGACTGTGGACAACAATGTTCGCAGTGGGGAGATGTACAGGTTTCAG TTTTCTTGCTATCCAAAGTGTACTCTCCATGAAGACTATGGTAAATTGTGGGAGAACCGACAGTTCTGTGACGTGGAATTTATTCTAGGAGAG cgaGAAGAAAGAGTTCTGGGACATATAGCTATTGTGACGGCCAGATGCCAGTGGCTGCGTAAGAAAATCCTGCAGGCTCGGGAAAGACAGCGACAG AGGACCAAACAGGACAGCAGTGAGGAGAGTGATGAAGGGGCCACAAGAGGTGGAACTCACAAGCTATCGGGCAGACAGCCAATGCTGGAAGTATCCATCAGGGAAGCAGAAGCCCAGCCTTTTGAAGTGTTAATGCAGTTTCTCTACACAGACAAGATTCAGTACCCACGCAGAG GTCATGTTCAGGATGTTCTCCTAATCATGGACGTTTACAAACTAGCCCTGAGTTTCAAACTCTCCCGCTTGGAGCAGTTGTGTGTTCAGTACATCGAGGCTTCTGTTGACCTGCAGAACGTTCTCAGTGTTTGTGAAAATGCAAACAAGCTCCAACTTGACCAGCTAAAG gaACATTGCCTTAATTTCGTGGTGAAAGAATCCCACTTCAACCAGGTGATCATGACGAGAGAGTTTGAACATCTGTCCACGCCACTGATTGTGGAGATAGTCCGACGAAAGCAGCAGCCCCCTCCGAGATTGTACTCTGACCAGCCTGTGGACATTGGCACCTCCCTAGTGCAGGACATGAAGGCGTACCTAGAAGGAGGGGGCCTTGAGTTCTGTGATATTATCCTGCTGTTAGATGGGCACCCTCGACCCGCTCATAAAGCCATACTAGCAGCTCGTTCCAG TTATTTCGAGGCCATGTTCCGCTCCTTCATGCCAGAGGACGGCCAGGTTAATATCTCTATCGGTGAGATGGTTCCCAGTAAGCAGGCATTCGAGTCCATGCTACGCTACATCTACTATGGGGATGTTAACATGCCTCCAGAAGATTCTCT TTATCTGTTTGCTGCACCATATTATTACGGCTTTTCAAATAACAGGCTGCAAgcttattgcaagcaaaatctggAGATGAATGTCACCGTGGAGAACGTTTTGCAG ATTCTGGAGGCGGCCGATAAGACTCAGGCTCTGGACATGAAGAAGCATTGCCTACACATAATTGTCCACCAGTTCATCAAG GTATCCAAGCTCCCCAACCTGCGTTCTCTCAGCCAGTTGCTGCTGTTGGACATCATTGAGTCTCTAGCTACACACATATCAGACAAGCAGTGTGCTGAGATGGGCTCCGACATTTAG